The Zingiber officinale cultivar Zhangliang chromosome 9A, Zo_v1.1, whole genome shotgun sequence genome window below encodes:
- the LOC122021714 gene encoding uncharacterized protein LOC122021714 translates to MVGGGSRRDDGSLKINSTNVFAALETLKKKKKSDKESKSKGASQNQAKEQEQQVFWAPAPLTSKSWANVGDDDDDDYYATTVPPKAIWGASEQRHIKELEASVEEVWS, encoded by the exons ATGGTCGGAGGCGGAAGCAGGAGGGACGATGGGTCCTTGAAGATCAATAGTACCAACGTGTTCGCGGCGCTCGAGACtctcaagaagaaaaagaagtcgGACAAGGAGTCGAAGAGCAAGGGAGCGTCTCAGAATCAAGCGAAGGAGCAGGAACAGCAAGTCTTCTGGGCGCCGGCACCGCTGACGTCCAAGTCGTGGGCCAATGTCGGcgatgacgacgacgacgatTACTATGCGACTACAGTGCCGCCAAAGGCTATTTGGGGCGCGTCGGAGCAACGACATATCAAGGAGCTTGAGGCTTCCGTAGAGGAG GTATGGAGTTAG